A stretch of Desulfovibrio sp. UIB00 DNA encodes these proteins:
- a CDS encoding YkgJ family cysteine cluster protein: MESNIVKNNSSIEVSLKFDDDISINSIVTPPDGEVSFVDILPEIYTIHSDIISATIRKNGNNGIVTKCSKGCSTCCRQLITISIHEAILLVYLVDMLNSEERNRIRHSFDEILSKIEQHNFLKDLIYFHIDNFEDKDSIINIQKKYWELQLACPFLVDNSCSIYPYRPLICREYLVSSEPRKCSGLFNNNNYVHRVRLTHNFASAAASFDGVEAIKTRAIPLPIIFLIGGLLSYFSRSKTTAERMLTLYFNHTDKHFRI; the protein is encoded by the coding sequence ATGGAAAGTAATATAGTAAAAAACAACTCGTCTATTGAAGTGTCATTAAAATTTGATGATGATATTTCTATAAATAGCATTGTTACACCTCCAGATGGGGAAGTGTCATTTGTAGATATATTGCCTGAGATATACACTATTCACTCAGACATAATTTCAGCAACAATTAGAAAAAATGGAAATAATGGAATTGTTACAAAATGCTCAAAAGGGTGTAGCACCTGCTGCAGACAGCTGATAACGATTTCAATACATGAAGCAATATTGCTTGTTTATCTAGTAGATATGTTGAATTCTGAAGAAAGAAATAGGATCAGACACTCATTCGATGAAATACTGTCAAAAATTGAGCAGCATAATTTTTTGAAAGATCTTATATATTTTCATATAGATAATTTTGAAGACAAAGACTCTATTATAAATATACAGAAAAAGTATTGGGAACTACAACTCGCTTGTCCTTTTCTAGTAGACAACTCATGCAGCATATATCCTTACAGGCCGCTAATTTGCAGGGAATATCTTGTGAGTTCTGAACCCCGAAAATGTTCCGGGTTATTTAATAATAACAACTATGTGCATAGAGTCCGCTTAACGCATAACTTCGCAAGTGCTGCTGCCTCATTTGATGGTGTGGAAGCGATTAAGACCAGAGCAATACCTTTGCCAATAATTTTTCTCATTGGTGGTCTTTTAAGTTATTTTTCAAGATCTAAAACAACTGCTGAAAGAATGCTGACCTTGTAC
- a CDS encoding DUF1786 domain-containing protein: MDEIVQKFLRGTGPVLCVDIGSGTQDALLARPGLECENWPRFVLPAPARLVAQRIRELTLLKRNIWLYGANMGGGFTQAIKEHLAAGLSVSATASATRGIHDNEEVVRKIGVEVRANCPEGSVPVFLTDYSPEFWGGLLRHAGLPLPHLVLTAAQDHGFHTHGNRQARMRAWTELLGASSDPRRWIYETPPPSLTRLVPLHDKTGGPVADTGASALLGALCDKEVMDRSYRQGITVINVGNGHTVAALVYKGQVRGIYEHHTGMRTLEQLLGDLEQFRKHWLPTEEVQASGGHGTAFGPYCEEAGGYEPTYITGPKRALLQGQGRFLAPHGDMMIAGCFGLIWGWAHTRAGE, from the coding sequence ATGGACGAGATTGTTCAAAAGTTTTTGCGCGGCACAGGGCCTGTGCTGTGCGTGGATATAGGCAGCGGCACGCAGGATGCCCTTTTGGCCCGCCCCGGCCTTGAATGCGAGAACTGGCCGCGCTTTGTTTTGCCCGCGCCCGCGCGGCTCGTTGCCCAGCGCATCCGCGAGTTGACCCTGCTCAAACGCAATATATGGCTTTACGGCGCCAATATGGGCGGCGGCTTTACCCAAGCCATCAAGGAACACCTTGCAGCGGGGCTTTCCGTCAGTGCAACTGCCTCGGCCACGCGCGGCATTCATGATAATGAAGAAGTAGTGCGCAAAATCGGCGTTGAGGTGCGCGCCAACTGCCCCGAGGGCAGTGTGCCGGTTTTTCTCACCGATTATTCGCCGGAATTCTGGGGCGGGCTGCTGCGCCATGCAGGGCTGCCCCTGCCGCATCTGGTGCTGACGGCTGCGCAGGATCACGGTTTTCATACCCACGGCAACCGTCAGGCGCGCATGCGCGCATGGACGGAACTGCTGGGCGCATCTTCCGATCCCAGGCGCTGGATATACGAAACGCCGCCGCCATCGTTGACGCGTCTTGTGCCCCTGCACGATAAAACAGGCGGCCCGGTTGCCGACACCGGGGCCAGTGCGCTGCTTGGCGCATTGTGCGACAAGGAAGTGATGGACCGCAGTTATCGGCAGGGCATCACGGTCATCAACGTGGGCAACGGGCATACCGTGGCTGCTCTGGTATATAAGGGACAGGTGCGCGGAATTTACGAGCATCACACTGGCATGCGAACTCTGGAGCAGTTGCTGGGCGATCTTGAACAGTTCCGCAAGCACTGGCTGCCCACAGAAGAGGTGCAGGCCTCAGGCGGGCACGGCACGGCTTTTGGCCCGTATTGTGAAGAAGCCGGCGGTTACGAGCCAACCTACATCACCGGGCCAAAGCGCGCATTGCTGCAAGGGCAGGGGCGTTTTCTTGCCCCGCACGGCGATATGATGATCGCCGGATGTTTCGGCCTTATTTGGGGATGGGCGCACACCCGGGCCGGAGAGTAG
- a CDS encoding phenylacetate--CoA ligase, producing MEFFDEAECWSRDQIEQTQLSRLRSTVAQTRKCDFYRQRLDEAGVGPDSIRSLDDLRRIPFTTKQDLRSQYPTGLLCVPQSEIVRMHCSSGTTGSPVAICHTQNDINSWADLMARSIHMVGVRRDDVFQNMSGYGLFTGGLGIHFGAERLGCMTIPAGAGNSRRQIKLAKDFRTTVAHILPSYALILGEHLRNMGEDPRQFPLRIALVGAEPYTEEFRRRIEDLFDMKAYNSYGLSEMNGPGVGFECLHQAGMHLWEDAYIPEIVDPETGEPMPEGEVGELVMTCLCRQGMPILRYRTRDLTRFLPGECACGRKHRRIDRILGRADDMFIIKGVNIYPMQIEQVIMTFAEVGQSYLILLENDGLGDVMRVQIEIRDEHFVEDMRVLQNLQKAIAARLRDEILITPRVELVESNSLPRTEGKAVRLQDMRNKN from the coding sequence ATGGAATTCTTTGATGAGGCGGAGTGTTGGAGCAGGGATCAGATTGAACAGACCCAGCTTTCGCGGCTGAGAAGCACGGTGGCCCAGACGCGCAAGTGCGACTTTTATCGTCAGCGCCTGGACGAAGCGGGTGTTGGGCCAGATTCCATCCGCAGTCTGGATGATCTGCGGCGCATCCCCTTTACCACTAAGCAGGATCTGCGTTCCCAGTACCCCACGGGGCTTTTGTGCGTGCCGCAGTCCGAGATAGTGCGCATGCACTGCTCCAGCGGCACCACCGGTTCGCCCGTGGCCATTTGCCACACGCAGAACGACATCAACTCCTGGGCCGACCTCATGGCGCGCAGCATCCACATGGTTGGCGTGCGCCGGGACGACGTTTTTCAGAACATGTCCGGCTACGGGCTGTTCACGGGCGGCCTTGGTATCCATTTTGGCGCGGAGCGCCTGGGCTGCATGACCATCCCCGCCGGGGCTGGCAACTCGCGCCGCCAGATCAAACTTGCCAAGGATTTCCGTACCACGGTTGCTCACATTCTGCCTTCATACGCTCTTATTCTGGGCGAGCACCTGCGCAACATGGGCGAAGATCCGCGCCAGTTCCCCCTGCGCATCGCCCTTGTGGGCGCGGAGCCGTATACCGAAGAATTCCGCCGCCGCATAGAAGACCTTTTTGACATGAAGGCCTACAACTCCTATGGCCTGTCTGAAATGAACGGCCCCGGCGTGGGCTTTGAATGTCTGCATCAGGCGGGCATGCACCTGTGGGAAGACGCCTATATTCCAGAAATCGTCGATCCCGAAACTGGCGAGCCCATGCCCGAGGGCGAAGTGGGCGAACTTGTCATGACCTGCCTCTGCCGCCAGGGCATGCCCATCCTGCGTTACCGCACCCGCGACCTTACGCGCTTTTTGCCGGGCGAATGCGCCTGTGGCCGCAAGCACCGCCGCATAGACCGCATTCTTGGTCGTGCGGACGACATGTTCATCATCAAGGGCGTCAATATCTACCCCATGCAGATTGAGCAGGTCATCATGACCTTTGCGGAAGTGGGCCAGAGCTACCTGATCTTGCTTGAGAACGACGGTCTTGGCGATGTGATGCGCGTACAGATCGAAATCCGCGACGAGCATTTTGTGGAAGACATGCGCGTGCTGCAAAACCTGCAAAAGGCCATTGCCGCGCGCCTGCGTGATGAAATCCTCATCACGCCCAGGGTTGAGCTTGTGGAAAGCAACAGCCTGCCCCGTACCGAGGGCAAGGCCGTACGCTTGCAGGACATGCGCAACAAGAACTAA
- a CDS encoding DUF456 domain-containing protein, which produces MDFLPFPLASLLAGAFITLLCFVLLLNIFGLPANWVLLGLVALWKVVHPGATSMDVWFWIMMVGLALVGEALEMGMQILKAKRYGSSSSGTFAGMIGAIAGAILLAPLFFGLGALIGALAGAWTGCFVVEHLKGRPLREALDAAFGAMMGRFLGTVCKCGAGGAMLALAAGRIWPKLPPQMPPAFSPEAPTQVLLTLLRGLC; this is translated from the coding sequence ATGGATTTTCTGCCTTTTCCCCTGGCTTCATTGCTGGCCGGGGCATTCATAACGCTGCTGTGCTTTGTGCTGCTGCTCAACATTTTTGGGCTGCCCGCCAACTGGGTGCTGCTGGGGCTTGTGGCGTTGTGGAAGGTGGTGCATCCCGGCGCGACCTCCATGGATGTCTGGTTCTGGATCATGATGGTGGGCTTAGCTCTTGTGGGCGAAGCCCTGGAAATGGGCATGCAGATACTCAAGGCCAAACGCTATGGCTCCAGTTCTTCCGGCACATTCGCGGGGATGATTGGGGCCATAGCGGGGGCCATTCTGCTTGCGCCGCTCTTTTTTGGGCTTGGGGCGCTTATCGGCGCGCTGGCTGGGGCGTGGACAGGCTGTTTTGTTGTGGAGCACCTCAAGGGGCGCCCTCTGCGCGAGGCTCTGGACGCGGCTTTTGGCGCCATGATGGGCCGATTCCTCGGCACCGTGTGCAAGTGCGGCGCAGGCGGGGCCATGCTGGCTCTGGCTGCCGGGCGTATCTGGCCCAAGCTGCCGCCCCAGATGCCCCCGGCTTTTTCTCCCGAAGCTCCCACGCAGGTCTTGCTGACGCTGCTGCGGGGCCTGTGCTGA
- a CDS encoding RNA methyltransferase — protein sequence MLLQGLEVVLVKTRFPENIGMAARACVNMGCPTLRLVDPERWDREKARPLATPKGQDILDAVEVHEDVAQAVAQSALVFGTTARVGGWRQALLSPEQAAREAAAVLAKGEKVSFVFGPEDRGLNNDEIMHCHRLVTIPTDPAASSLNLAQAVLLLSYTCANAVRALQHGERQIEIPRGGKVATAAEQERLVESLKDVLLRLDYLHGDNRDYFLMPWRRLISRAGLLRHEYDALMGLCRQVRNKLPD from the coding sequence ATGCTGCTGCAAGGTCTTGAAGTTGTATTGGTCAAAACGCGCTTTCCTGAAAATATTGGCATGGCTGCCCGCGCCTGCGTCAACATGGGTTGCCCCACATTGCGCCTTGTTGACCCGGAGCGGTGGGACAGGGAAAAGGCGCGTCCTCTGGCTACGCCCAAGGGGCAGGATATCCTGGATGCCGTGGAAGTGCATGAAGACGTGGCACAGGCTGTGGCCCAAAGCGCACTGGTGTTTGGCACCACCGCGCGCGTGGGCGGCTGGCGTCAGGCTTTGCTTTCGCCGGAGCAGGCCGCGCGCGAGGCCGCAGCCGTGCTCGCCAAGGGCGAGAAGGTTTCCTTTGTTTTTGGCCCGGAAGACCGTGGCCTTAACAACGATGAGATCATGCATTGCCACCGCTTGGTAACTATCCCCACGGATCCGGCTGCCAGTTCGCTCAACCTTGCCCAGGCCGTGCTGCTGCTCAGTTACACCTGCGCCAATGCCGTGCGTGCCCTGCAACACGGCGAAAGGCAGATAGAAATACCGCGCGGCGGCAAGGTGGCAACTGCGGCAGAGCAGGAGCGCTTGGTGGAATCGCTTAAGGATGTGTTACTGCGTCTTGATTATCTGCACGGTGACAACCGTGATTATTTTTTGATGCCCTGGCGCAGGCTTATTAGTCGGGCAGGACTATTACGGCACGAATATGATGCCCTCATGGGACTGTGCCGTCAGGTGCGTAACAAACTGCCAGATTAA
- a CDS encoding methyl-accepting chemotaxis protein: MKVPIEDELNKGIVRMQQVISSANETTAQKFLQSADLIAEDDDFARAVAEKNTDAAVKLGSVLMKKAGSDFMTITDEKGIVIGRGHSKKHGDSVTNQETVVIALTGKPAVAVVAGTEVPFTIRASFPVMHDGKLVGSVSIGTSLVTPAYLDWLKKLSGVNVTIFKGDTRVMTTIMLQDGKRAIGTKLQSPEILKAVLERGETVFSHNNILGIDYNSAYWPVKDANEKIVGMWFVGMPIDELQRLERVAISNSIWIGVGLLVFQLILSFVLGLKISAPIRKITAYAQAVADGNNEAQLDVYSRDDMGQLADSLRTMEDNLRKLVHDAREKAEEAHKMGEEAKVAMEEARVAQAQAEQAKREGMISAAAQIEEVVGQLNASINDISEQVESTSGALDHAASRLAETATAMEEMNSTVLEVAKNAGGASDISNAAKRKAEVGSDIVSRAVVGIQEVQRQSQALRDGMTQLDDHAKAISQIMGVISDIADQTNLLALNAAIEAARAGEAGRGFAVVADEVRKLAEKTMSSTTDVGNAIAAIQQSAGQSIQQVEKAVGNISEATEYSNKSGEALKEIVGMVDQTADEVRAIAAASEQQSATSEEINRSVADVNHIAASTSQSMQVAMKELESLRALARSLMDLIDHMKKG, encoded by the coding sequence ATGAAAGTTCCGATCGAAGACGAACTGAACAAGGGCATCGTAAGGATGCAGCAGGTCATCAGTTCTGCCAATGAAACCACAGCTCAAAAGTTTTTACAAAGTGCCGATCTTATTGCAGAAGATGATGATTTTGCCCGGGCTGTCGCTGAAAAAAATACTGATGCGGCGGTCAAGCTTGGTTCAGTCCTGATGAAAAAGGCCGGGTCGGACTTTATGACCATCACCGATGAAAAGGGGATAGTCATAGGCCGTGGGCACTCCAAAAAGCACGGCGACAGCGTTACCAATCAGGAAACCGTGGTTATTGCCCTCACGGGCAAGCCCGCCGTGGCCGTGGTGGCTGGCACAGAGGTGCCGTTCACCATCCGGGCCAGCTTTCCTGTAATGCACGATGGCAAGCTTGTGGGCAGCGTGTCCATTGGTACCTCGCTTGTTACGCCTGCCTATCTTGACTGGCTCAAAAAGCTTTCTGGCGTCAACGTCACCATTTTCAAGGGTGATACTCGCGTCATGACAACCATCATGCTGCAAGATGGAAAACGCGCCATTGGCACCAAACTGCAATCGCCTGAAATTCTCAAGGCCGTGCTTGAGCGTGGCGAAACGGTGTTCTCCCATAATAATATTCTTGGTATCGACTATAATTCTGCCTACTGGCCGGTCAAAGATGCCAATGAAAAAATTGTGGGTATGTGGTTTGTGGGCATGCCCATTGATGAATTGCAGCGCCTGGAGCGCGTGGCCATAAGCAATTCCATATGGATTGGCGTGGGCCTGCTGGTCTTTCAGCTGATTCTTTCGTTTGTTCTCGGCCTCAAGATCAGTGCCCCCATTCGCAAAATAACCGCCTATGCGCAGGCTGTGGCCGATGGCAACAACGAAGCGCAGCTTGACGTATACAGCCGTGATGACATGGGCCAACTGGCTGATTCTTTGCGCACGATGGAAGATAATCTGCGTAAGCTGGTGCACGATGCCAGAGAAAAGGCCGAAGAAGCCCACAAGATGGGCGAAGAAGCCAAGGTCGCTATGGAAGAGGCCCGCGTGGCCCAGGCGCAGGCGGAACAGGCCAAGCGAGAGGGCATGATCAGCGCTGCTGCCCAGATAGAAGAGGTAGTGGGGCAGCTGAACGCCTCCATCAATGATATCTCCGAGCAGGTGGAAAGCACCAGTGGTGCTCTTGACCATGCTGCAAGCCGATTGGCGGAAACCGCAACCGCCATGGAAGAAATGAATTCCACGGTGCTTGAAGTCGCCAAAAATGCCGGCGGGGCGTCTGATATCTCCAACGCCGCCAAGCGCAAGGCCGAAGTTGGTTCCGATATCGTGTCCAGAGCCGTGGTGGGTATTCAGGAAGTGCAGCGGCAGTCGCAGGCCCTCAGGGACGGCATGACCCAGCTGGACGACCACGCCAAGGCCATCAGCCAGATCATGGGCGTCATTTCAGATATCGCGGATCAAACCAATCTGCTGGCCCTGAATGCGGCCATTGAAGCCGCCCGTGCGGGCGAGGCTGGGCGTGGATTTGCCGTGGTGGCTGACGAAGTGCGCAAACTGGCGGAAAAGACCATGTCCTCCACCACCGATGTGGGCAACGCCATTGCTGCCATTCAGCAAAGCGCCGGGCAGAGTATTCAGCAAGTGGAAAAGGCCGTTGGCAACATTTCTGAAGCCACGGAGTATTCCAACAAGTCTGGAGAAGCCCTGAAAGAAATCGTTGGCATGGTGGATCAGACAGCCGATGAAGTGCGGGCCATTGCCGCCGCAAGCGAGCAGCAGTCTGCCACCAGCGAAGAGATCAACAGGTCTGTTGCTGATGTTAACCACATTGCGGCCAGCACATCGCAATCCATGCAGGTCGCCATGAAGGAACTGGAATCCCTGCGAGCCCTGGCCCGCAGCCTTATGGATCTTATAGATCATATGAAGAAGGGCTAA
- a CDS encoding translation initiation factor 2 — protein sequence MKIATPPARFPVFLLIALTLACLLPAAWPRPCNALAISKGLSFYANDLEYYYQHRRTETLPGILRTFDGQGVLKDSLKQIMLATFLAQVLRDDPSARQRLLPPQPGLSRDGRRTLAWMAHLAQLPDEEALLATLLQPEEKLLLQQIRNSPAPLTNWDIYSEKSVLQMYWAAFMASGSNEFLDAIIRAALHYAKLNSEGLRNDDTFSGSAAAAASLYDLAPRHPAVQARLEQFLKNCNGAEAETLKTILRK from the coding sequence ATGAAAATTGCTACTCCCCCTGCCCGTTTCCCGGTTTTTCTGCTTATTGCGCTAACCCTCGCCTGCCTGTTGCCCGCTGCATGGCCCCGCCCCTGCAATGCGCTTGCCATTTCCAAGGGATTATCCTTTTATGCCAACGACCTGGAATATTATTACCAGCACCGCCGCACCGAGACGCTGCCAGGCATTCTGCGCACGTTTGACGGGCAAGGCGTGCTGAAAGACAGCCTCAAGCAGATCATGCTGGCAACCTTTCTTGCGCAGGTGCTGCGCGATGATCCGTCTGCCCGGCAACGCCTGTTGCCGCCCCAGCCCGGTCTGAGCCGCGATGGACGGCGCACTCTGGCCTGGATGGCCCATCTTGCGCAATTGCCTGATGAAGAAGCGCTGCTTGCCACCCTGCTGCAACCGGAGGAGAAGTTGCTGCTCCAGCAGATTCGGAACAGCCCCGCCCCGCTGACCAACTGGGACATCTATTCGGAGAAATCCGTATTGCAGATGTATTGGGCGGCCTTTATGGCCTCTGGCAGCAATGAATTTCTGGATGCCATTATCCGCGCGGCCCTGCACTACGCCAAGCTGAATTCAGAAGGGCTGCGCAATGACGACACATTTTCCGGCAGCGCAGCGGCGGCAGCCTCACTGTACGACCTCGCTCCAAGGCACCCTGCCGTGCAAGCCCGCCTTGAACAGTTTCTTAAAAATTGCAACGGGGCTGAGGCTGAAACATTGAAAACAATTCTGCGTAAATAG
- a CDS encoding HD domain-containing protein — protein sequence MPVIRKNLLQLIFSGAYLLRWNDKLRPVELLEIDKQAHKMLLACVLWHENSRHMTDPERTALATEIIEGGLFDYFYRLIITDIKPPIYYRIKENPEQFRQLTEHVLDRLEPSLAPLGPFWERMRQWHTSPDDDTLARRILTAAHLFASQWEFRLIEPLNAPFDDEMGDIGQSFPDRLDTFTDLRGLASMRSQGTALSRLANLCGQLRFQVRWTQAPRIPATSVLGHMFIVASYAYCFSLAVDACPARANNNFFCGLFHDLPEVLTRDIISPVKQSISDLPKIIKEYEDKELERRVYGPLRAEGFTSLVERIEYYLGAAVGSEFQECVRENGAVRAVEGFQALAACNRDELDPKDGQLVKVCDNLAAFLEAHSSIRNGVSSPHLLEARVRLLNRLRESSPNVLGLDALLADFD from the coding sequence ATGCCTGTAATTCGCAAGAATCTTCTACAGCTTATTTTTTCAGGCGCGTACCTGTTACGCTGGAATGACAAGCTGCGGCCCGTGGAACTGCTAGAAATTGACAAGCAGGCCCACAAAATGCTCCTGGCCTGCGTGCTCTGGCACGAAAACTCCCGACACATGACGGACCCGGAACGCACGGCGCTTGCAACAGAAATCATTGAGGGCGGGCTGTTTGATTATTTCTACCGGCTCATCATCACAGACATCAAGCCTCCCATCTACTACAGAATCAAGGAAAATCCCGAGCAGTTCCGCCAGTTGACCGAGCATGTACTCGACAGGCTTGAGCCTTCGCTTGCGCCTCTTGGCCCCTTTTGGGAACGCATGCGCCAGTGGCATACCAGCCCGGATGATGACACGCTTGCGCGCCGTATTCTTACTGCTGCCCACCTGTTTGCCTCGCAATGGGAATTCAGGCTCATAGAGCCGCTTAACGCGCCGTTTGATGATGAAATGGGCGACATAGGCCAGTCGTTTCCCGATCGGCTGGATACGTTCACGGATTTGCGTGGCCTTGCCTCCATGCGCAGCCAGGGCACGGCCCTCTCGCGCCTCGCCAACCTGTGCGGGCAGTTGCGCTTTCAGGTGCGGTGGACGCAGGCTCCGCGCATTCCGGCTACGTCTGTTCTCGGGCATATGTTTATTGTGGCCAGCTACGCCTACTGTTTCAGTCTGGCTGTCGATGCCTGCCCGGCGCGCGCTAACAACAACTTTTTTTGCGGACTGTTCCACGACCTGCCGGAAGTGCTCACCCGCGACATTATCTCGCCGGTCAAGCAATCCATTTCAGACCTGCCAAAAATCATTAAAGAATACGAGGATAAAGAGCTGGAGCGCCGCGTGTATGGCCCCTTGCGCGCTGAGGGCTTCACCTCTCTGGTGGAGCGCATCGAATACTACCTTGGCGCGGCTGTCGGTTCCGAATTCCAGGAATGCGTGCGCGAAAATGGCGCAGTTCGCGCTGTTGAGGGCTTTCAGGCTCTTGCCGCATGCAACCGGGACGAACTGGACCCCAAGGACGGCCAGCTTGTTAAAGTCTGCGACAATCTGGCGGCTTTTCTGGAGGCGCACAGTTCAATCCGCAACGGTGTGTCCTCCCCCCACCTGCTGGAAGCTCGAGTGCGCCTGTTGAACCGCCTGCGCGAAAGTTCCCCCAATGTGTTGGGGCTGGATGCCCTGCTTGCCGACTTTGATTAA
- the rplM gene encoding 50S ribosomal protein L13: MKTFSPTPKDINREWFVVDAQDQVLGRLASQIAHRLRGKHKPEFAPHMDNGDFIVVVNCEKIKVTGKKMTDKKYYRHSGWVGGLKTTQLGDMLADKPARVLTAAVRGMLPKNRLGRAMLKKLKIYAGTEHPHTAQNPQPLTLPH, translated from the coding sequence ATGAAGACGTTCAGCCCCACCCCCAAAGACATCAACCGTGAATGGTTCGTGGTTGACGCTCAGGATCAGGTGCTCGGTCGTCTGGCCAGCCAGATAGCCCACCGCCTGCGCGGCAAACATAAGCCCGAATTCGCTCCCCATATGGATAACGGTGACTTTATCGTGGTTGTTAACTGCGAAAAGATTAAAGTTACCGGTAAAAAGATGACTGACAAAAAGTACTACCGGCACTCTGGCTGGGTGGGCGGCCTCAAGACCACCCAACTCGGCGACATGCTGGCCGACAAGCCCGCCCGCGTGCTGACCGCTGCGGTGCGCGGCATGCTGCCCAAGAATCGTCTGGGCCGCGCCATGCTGAAGAAACTGAAGATCTACGCCGGGACCGAACATCCGCATACGGCCCAGAATCCCCAGCCGCTGACGCTGCCGCATTAA
- the rpsI gene encoding 30S ribosomal protein S9 → MSEKFEYGTGRRKTATARTRIYAGSGGITVNGRNFEDYFPRKTLQMIIRQPLVLAKLSDKFDIRVNVAGGGVTGQAEAVRHGISRALLLVDPALRPMLKKAGFLTRDARKKERKKYGLRAARARYQYSKR, encoded by the coding sequence ATGAGCGAGAAATTTGAATACGGCACTGGCCGCCGCAAGACCGCTACGGCCCGTACCCGCATCTACGCCGGTTCCGGCGGCATCACGGTGAACGGCCGCAACTTTGAGGATTATTTTCCTCGCAAGACCCTGCAGATGATCATCCGTCAGCCCCTGGTTCTTGCCAAGCTGTCCGACAAGTTTGACATCCGCGTGAACGTTGCCGGTGGCGGCGTTACCGGTCAGGCCGAAGCCGTGCGCCACGGTATTTCCCGTGCGCTGCTTCTGGTTGACCCGGCCCTGCGCCCCATGCTCAAGAAAGCTGGCTTCCTTACCCGCGATGCCCGCAAGAAAGAACGTAAAAAGTACGGCCTGCGCGCTGCCCGCGCCCGGTACCAGTACTCCAAGCGTTAA